In Lacrimispora indolis DSM 755, a genomic segment contains:
- a CDS encoding LytTR family DNA-binding domain-containing protein, with protein MKVNIKTISHEAEETAHLSIHERDDAMDRLVEYLEQDLFRSVTMLCQRGGKLCRVPSHEICLIETVNEKQVVHTKEETYETNQRLYELERLLPSNFIRISKSVIMNIDKVRTYTPMLNGLMKVSMINFQVTYISRKYLKEVKDRILEVRHYE; from the coding sequence ATGAAAGTCAATATTAAAACAATCAGCCACGAGGCGGAAGAAACTGCACATTTATCCATCCATGAGCGGGATGATGCAATGGACCGTCTTGTGGAATATCTGGAACAGGATTTGTTCCGTTCAGTAACAATGTTGTGTCAAAGGGGAGGAAAGCTCTGCCGGGTGCCAAGTCACGAAATTTGTTTGATTGAAACGGTTAATGAAAAGCAGGTAGTCCATACGAAGGAGGAAACCTATGAGACGAATCAGAGGCTTTATGAGCTGGAGCGGCTTCTTCCGTCTAATTTTATCCGGATATCCAAGTCTGTGATTATGAATATAGATAAGGTAAGGACATATACCCCCATGCTGAATGGGCTTATGAAGGTATCCATGATAAATTTCCAGGTAACTTATATTTCCAGAAAATATTTAAAAGAGGTAAAAGACAGGATTTTGGAGGTGAGGCATTATGAATAG
- a CDS encoding carbohydrate kinase family protein yields MAGVAGFGIANVDFIFGNSPRMPRLGEEIYSGSCSRQLGGGPVATLVLLSKLGVPVKLATYIGKGPLSQYLVEELEKNKLTYSNMLSSPEYDPVTLSCVVSCEQDRGIISYRPADDAFFVENQKVYEFYKGSKIAYLSLEQKELCRPLKEAGAVIVLDSAWNDTMSLDWYCDVFPYVDYFIPNEMEAEKITGTKTAEEALNILGQYLHIPIVKKGNEGCIYKKDGNTYTIPPFPVKHIDSTGAGDAFAAGFMYGLYYGFDIDDCIRFGNVTGGNAVTEIGCLAAEIDEKKLLEKYREIYLEFSKK; encoded by the coding sequence CTACAGCGGAAGCTGTTCAAGACAGCTAGGGGGCGGCCCGGTTGCTACCTTGGTACTCCTGTCAAAGCTGGGGGTTCCTGTAAAACTGGCTACGTATATAGGAAAAGGACCCTTGAGCCAATACCTTGTGGAAGAGCTTGAGAAGAATAAGCTGACTTATTCCAACATGCTTTCTTCTCCCGAGTATGATCCCGTGACGCTTAGCTGTGTGGTCTCATGTGAACAGGACCGGGGTATTATTTCTTACCGCCCGGCTGATGATGCGTTTTTTGTGGAAAATCAGAAAGTATATGAGTTTTATAAAGGAAGTAAGATTGCTTACTTGTCATTGGAACAAAAGGAATTGTGCAGACCTCTAAAGGAAGCGGGAGCTGTCATTGTGCTGGATTCGGCATGGAACGATACCATGAGTCTTGACTGGTACTGCGATGTTTTCCCTTATGTGGATTATTTTATACCAAATGAAATGGAGGCAGAAAAAATCACCGGGACAAAAACAGCAGAAGAAGCTCTGAATATTCTGGGACAGTATCTGCATATTCCGATTGTAAAAAAGGGCAATGAAGGATGTATTTATAAGAAGGACGGAAACACGTATACGATTCCGCCGTTTCCTGTAAAACATATTGATTCCACAGGGGCAGGGGATGCTTTTGCCGCCGGATTTATGTATGGACTGTATTATGGATTTGATATTGATGACTGTATCCGGTTTGGTAATGTTACAGGCGGAAATGCAGTGACGGAAATCGGGTGTCTTGCAGCAGAAATTGATGAGAAAAAATTATTGGAGAAATACCGTGAAATATATTTAGAATTTTCGAAAAAATAG
- a CDS encoding DUF4318 domain-containing protein has protein sequence MNRNEGKREAFWEILLSGIDLGTILFAGGLMGLWLFSRRQELETVMDRLGLFFLIYLAAGCLLQLFKRLPEMDLSWLRGMAFVYWYYIFLFILLLLAQFLPNYLRYMILSDAVLLFGRWALNYLYAKRTANQLNMAKAGHTLVIDLNEKPGTKEEFYSILEDYCISNRMCLEYIKRDIPAVVKIDGVLHGVDLRSYYTYGGAVYTMDITKL, from the coding sequence ATGAATAGAAATGAGGGAAAAAGAGAAGCTTTTTGGGAAATTCTGCTTTCCGGGATTGATTTGGGGACAATTTTGTTTGCCGGTGGGTTAATGGGGCTTTGGCTTTTTTCCAGAAGACAGGAGCTGGAAACCGTTATGGACCGCCTTGGCCTGTTTTTTCTGATTTATCTTGCGGCAGGCTGCCTGCTTCAGCTATTTAAACGGCTGCCGGAAATGGATCTCAGCTGGCTTAGGGGTATGGCTTTTGTATACTGGTATTACATTTTCCTGTTCATTTTGTTGCTCCTCGCCCAATTTCTCCCGAATTATTTAAGATACATGATCTTGTCGGATGCTGTCCTTCTTTTCGGAAGGTGGGCGCTGAATTACCTATATGCAAAGCGCACTGCCAACCAGCTGAATATGGCTAAGGCAGGGCATACCCTGGTCATAGACTTAAATGAAAAGCCGGGTACAAAAGAAGAGTTTTACTCCATTCTGGAAGATTACTGCATCAGTAACCGCATGTGCCTGGAATATATAAAACGGGATATTCCGGCTGTGGTAAAAATTGACGGAGTTCTTCATGGAGTGGATTTAAGGAGCTATTATACTTATGGGGGAGCCGTATACACCATGGATATTACAAAGCTTTAA
- the fucO gene encoding lactaldehyde reductase has product MANRIVLNETSYHGSGAVQEIPGEVNRRGFQKAFVASDPDLIKFNVTSKITKILEENGLDYEVYSDIKPNPTIENVQTGVEAFKKSGADYIIAVGGGSSMDTAKAIGIIIANPEYEDVRSLEGVAPTKKPSIPIIAVPTTAGTAAEVTINYVITDVEKKRKFVCVDPHDIPVVAIVDPDMMSSMPKGLTAATGMDALTHAIEGYITKGANPITDMFNLKAVELIGKSLRGAVENTAEGREGMALGQYITGMGFSNCGLGIVHSMAHALGAVYDTPHGIANAILLPAIMEFNAGNTGVKFRDIAKSLGVEGTENMSEEEYRKAAVDAVRKLSADIGIPADLTQIAKEEDVQFLAESAAADACAPGNPREASLEDIIKLYKSLM; this is encoded by the coding sequence ATGGCAAACAGAATCGTATTAAATGAAACATCATACCACGGCTCCGGTGCGGTTCAGGAGATTCCGGGGGAGGTAAACAGGAGAGGGTTTCAGAAGGCATTTGTTGCCTCTGATCCGGATTTGATTAAATTTAACGTAACTTCAAAGATCACAAAGATTCTGGAAGAAAATGGACTGGATTATGAGGTTTATTCGGATATTAAACCAAATCCAACCATAGAAAATGTACAGACAGGGGTAGAAGCTTTTAAGAAGTCAGGGGCAGACTATATCATAGCGGTCGGCGGCGGCTCTTCCATGGATACGGCCAAAGCCATCGGCATCATCATAGCAAATCCGGAATACGAAGATGTGAGAAGCCTGGAAGGAGTAGCTCCAACCAAAAAGCCAAGCATCCCCATCATCGCTGTTCCTACCACCGCAGGTACGGCAGCGGAAGTTACCATTAACTATGTAATCACTGATGTGGAAAAGAAGAGGAAATTCGTCTGTGTAGATCCTCATGATATCCCTGTGGTCGCCATTGTGGATCCGGATATGATGTCCAGCATGCCAAAAGGTCTGACAGCTGCCACGGGCATGGATGCATTGACCCATGCCATTGAAGGTTATATCACAAAGGGTGCCAATCCCATTACAGATATGTTCAATTTAAAGGCTGTTGAATTAATAGGCAAAAGCTTAAGAGGAGCGGTGGAAAATACTGCGGAAGGCCGGGAAGGAATGGCTTTGGGCCAGTATATCACAGGAATGGGATTTTCAAACTGCGGTCTTGGCATCGTGCATTCCATGGCTCATGCACTTGGCGCTGTTTATGACACGCCTCATGGCATTGCCAATGCCATCCTTCTTCCTGCCATCATGGAGTTCAATGCCGGAAACACAGGCGTGAAGTTCCGTGACATAGCAAAGTCACTGGGTGTGGAAGGAACTGAGAACATGTCAGAGGAGGAATACCGCAAAGCGGCGGTAGATGCGGTGAGAAAGCTGTCTGCCGATATAGGGATACCGGCCGACCTGACCCAAATAGCAAAAGAAGAGGATGTGCAGTTCCTGGCAGAATCCGCTGCAGCAGATGCCTGCGCTCCGGGAAACCCCAGGGAAGCCAGTCTGGAAGATATCATCAAACTTTATAAATCACTTATGTAA
- a CDS encoding TetR/AcrR family transcriptional regulator C-terminal domain-containing protein translates to MTENPSKSEKTKYRLADSIKDCMKTKPVDKITVQNIVDGCGMTRQTFYRNFKDKYDLINWYFDKLVMESFAQIGVEKTVGQSLKKKYEFIIKEKIFFTEAFRSDDYNSLKEHDFELFMGFYTELITRNRQELLSEEIQFLLEMYCRGSVYMTVKWVLSGMKQTPEEMAASLTEAMPPRLAAVFSEAGLM, encoded by the coding sequence ATGACTGAAAATCCAAGCAAAAGCGAAAAAACAAAATACCGTCTGGCTGATTCCATAAAGGATTGCATGAAGACAAAGCCCGTGGATAAGATTACGGTGCAGAACATTGTGGATGGGTGCGGAATGACCAGACAAACCTTTTACCGCAATTTTAAGGATAAATACGATCTGATCAACTGGTATTTTGATAAGCTGGTAATGGAATCTTTTGCTCAGATCGGAGTGGAAAAAACCGTGGGCCAAAGCCTGAAGAAAAAGTACGAATTCATCATAAAAGAGAAGATATTCTTTACAGAGGCATTCCGTTCCGATGATTATAATTCTTTAAAGGAGCATGATTTTGAACTGTTCATGGGATTTTACACGGAGCTCATTACCCGGAATAGACAGGAACTGCTTTCCGAGGAAATCCAGTTTCTTCTTGAGATGTATTGCAGAGGTTCCGTATATATGACGGTGAAATGGGTGCTTTCTGGCATGAAGCAGACTCCGGAAGAGATGGCAGCAAGCCTGACGGAGGCCATGCCGCCCAGACTTGCTGCGGTATTTTCAGAAGCTGGCCTGATGTAG